DNA sequence from the bacterium genome:
CCAAGGACGCGAAGAACCACCAAGAAAGGAGGCGAACCACGAAGCACACGAAGAACCACGAAGAAGCGGGGATATAGCGACGCGGCCGCAACGTTCAATCCGCAATCCGCAGTCCGCAGTCCGCAATCTGACCGTCTGTCGCCTCAATCTGCCGCTTGGAAGGAGCGCACATTGAGGCTGTTTTTGCCAGAACGCAACCTTGAACCCGCTGAATTCGGACTATTGCGTGCGCAGCAGTCGGCGATATACTGTGTCTTAGAGCGTAGCGTATTGTGTGAATCTTGACGTAGGGCGGTTATGTCTGAGTCAATGTGGGATTTCGCTGCGAGATGCTGGTTGGGAGGAGACTATAATGCACAATGAATTTACGGCAATTATTGAGCAGGATGAAGGCTGGTTCATAGCCTATTGCCCAGAGGTCTCGGGCGCTAATGGACAAGGGCGCACGAAGGATGAGTGTCTCAAGAACTTGTCCGAGGCAATCGCTCTCATCCTCGAGGACCGGCGAGAAGACGCGTTTCGCGGTGTTCCAGAAAATGCTGAGCGGGCTATTGTCAGTGTATAATGAAGCGCAGTATCTTACTCAGAGATCTCCGGCGTAACGGCTGCTATCTCAAACGAGAGGGCAGATCGCATTCCCTGTGGTGTGACCCTCAAACTGGTCATATAGAGGCGGTGCCGCGTCATACAGAGATTCCCGACAAACTCGCGAGGAGAATCTGCCGTGCGCTGTCCGTGCCAGAACCGTAGGTGCAAGTCCCTTTGAAGTGCGGTGGCTTGACACCGCTTTGGCTCGTCGCGGCTTGATGCGACTTTGGCCATGATCAATTGCTTCCTATCATCCGCATTGCTTTTGTCGAGGCAAAAAGAGCTGTCCTTTAAGGGGCGGTGTCAAGCCACCGCAAATGAAAGCGGCGTCAAGCCGCCGCACTCCAAACTCAGGCTTTCCCCTCAACAATCTTAATCTCCGCCTCCGTCAGGCCGTAGAGCTCAAAAGACCAGCCGGTCGATCTCGTCGTCAGTTAGAACAGGGAATCCACCAAGGACACGAAGAACCACGAGGATTAGCGAAACCAGAACGGAAGCGGAGCTTTCAATCCGCAATCCGCAATCCAAAATGTGCCCCCCCTTCGGGGAACCAGAACGCGGCATCACGTCAATCCTAATTCCACTGCTACTCCGCGAAGGCTACGAAGCACGAGTTTCTTCTTGAGCAAAACCAGGCCCCACAGCCAACAACCCAACAAATCAGCTACCCATTTTGGGGAAACTCCTGAAGAATAGAAGCTCCCAGTTCAATTGCATTGCCAAATCCTGAGAGAACTCGTAGGATAATCGAAACGATGGGGGCTACATCGGTGTTGTACTACAGAGCTTTCGCCGAACGTTTTTGTGAGATGTAATAGGGAGACTCAGGGGCATGTTCAAGGGGTCGTTTGTTGCGCTGGTAACGCCTTTCAAGGATGGGAAGGTATCTTTTGAGGATTACGAGAGGCTGCTGGAGTATCACTTGCAGTCGGGCACGAGCGGCGTGCTTCTGTGCGGCACAACGGGCGAATCGGCCACAATTACGAGGGATGAATATCGGCAGATTCTCTCGTTCGTGAAGCGCGAGCTTCAGGGCAAGCTGCCGATAATAGCGGGCATCGGCTCGAACGACACACGCACAGCAATCGAGAACGCTCGCATCTGCGGGGAGATCGGAATCGACGGACTGCTTGCGATCTCCTGCTACTACAACAAGCCAACGCAGGCGGGGCACATCGCTCACTTCACCAAGGTAGCCTCGAGCACACGGCTGCCGATAATCATCTACAACATCCCCGGCAGAACCGCTGTGAACCTACTCCCCTCGACGCTTGAGAGACTCTGCGACGTGCCAAACATCATCGGCGTCAAGGAATCGAGCGGCGACATGAAGCAGGTGCTCGAGATAAGGCGCCTCTGCAAAGACAGGCTGACGATTCTCTCGGGCGAGGACCTGATGGTCGTGCCGATCCTCTCGATCGGAGGCAGCGGGGTCATCTCGGCGTCTGCGAACATCCTCGCGAAGGAGATGGCGGATATGTGCAGGCTTTTCTTCGAGGGGAAGGTGGCCGAGGCGGCCAGCATTCAGGTGGAGATTTCTGACGTCATCAACGCCTGCTTCATCGAGACCAACCCGGCTCCCGTCAAGACCGCCCTGGCCGCTATGGGTATGTGCTCTGGCGAGCTTCGGCTGCCGCTGGTCGAGATGGAGCCTGACAACAAGGAACGGCTACTTGCGGTGTTGAGGGAATATGGCCTCATCTGACGGCGATGCAGCTTCTGGCCCGCTAGAACTATGAAGACACGGCGTTGACCCTAACGACGATCGATGATTCATCCTTCATCCTTCATAATTCATCCTTCCAAAATGACACGGAGCCTTAGACTAATGAAGTATAAGCCAAGCTTACTAATCGCAGCGATGCTCACAGCGTTTGCGGCGTTCGCCCTCTCGGCGCCAATCCTTCAAGCAGCAAGCACGCCGCTCTCAACTGAACCGCTCCTTCTCACACCGGATGCGCTTGCGGCCCAGGACCTCAAGATAACCGACCTTGATGGGGACGGGAGTCTCGACATCGCCGTTGCCTGCTACAACTCGCCGAATGTCGTCTATCTCAACAAGTTCGGGGATTTCTCTGGATATTCTGAGTGGGAGTCGGCTGAGGCGGACTACACGCTCTCGCTGGCGCTCGCGGATGTTACAGGCGATGGCCTGCCGGACCTTTTTTCCGGCAACAGCATTGGGCAGAGCAACCGGCTGAACGTCAACTCGGTGGGCGGTCTGTCACAGGCGGCCGGTTGGAGCTCTTTCGACGCACGGTGGACGAACGCTGTGCTCGCCTACGATTTCGATCACGATGGCAACATCGACATTTTCGCGGGGGGCTCGGGCGAGAACGTCATATACAAGAATCTGGGCGCTGGCCTCGACGCTGCGCCGTTCTGGGTCTCGCCGAGTCGCATCGAGACGCGTGCGGCGGCAATTGGTGAGATCAACGGCGATGGCGTGCCGTTCCTTGCGGTTGGGAACGTCGGCGTCAACCGCATCTATCGCATCGCAGCGGGGCTTCCTGAGGACGACCCCGTCTGGACGTCGCCCGATTGGCAGGCCACGTACTCCCTCGACCTCGGGGATTATGATGCTGATGGCGACCTCGACCTGTTGGTTGGCAATCTTGACGGAGCTGACCAGGTGTTCGCCAACAACGAGGGCGACTTCGGTGATGGGCCGGTTTGGACATCGAGCGATGCTGGCGCAACGCGGTCGATAAGATGGTGCGATTTTGCGGATGACGGCTTTCCGGACGTGGCCGTGGCGACGTTCAGGTCCCAGGCTAACGCTATCTATTCGAACTCAAATGGCGTGATCGAGACCTCTGCCTCGTGGGTTTCTGACGATGCAGAGGACACAACCTCGATGCTGTGCACAGATCTGGATGGGAACGGGTCAACGGACATGGTCGTTGCCAACCAGGACGGATATGTCGTTGCCTACCTGTCTCTTTTGCATTCTGCTCCGTTTGTCGTCGAGACGACGCCCGAGGACGGGGATACAGACGTCGCAAGGGTCGCCCAGATAACGGTCTTGCTCTATGACTACGACGAGGACATGGATATTGGGGCGGTCGAGTTGCTCGTCAATGGCGATAGCGTGAGTTTCGCTGTAACAACCTCGAGCGAGGGCGCGACGGTGCAGTTTGCGCCAGCGGTGGGCTATCCGCCTGATTCTGAGGTCCACGTCACGGTTCGCGCTGCCGACGTCGAGGGCAACCAGATGCCCGACTACGGCTTTTCCTTCACAACTGCCGGCAACACAGCACCCACTCTCAAGAATGGCTCGGTGAACCCGCCGATCGGAGACACCGATGATGTTTTCAGCTTCTATGTGGATTACGTGGACGAGGACTACGACCGTCCCGATCGCGCTGATGCGGTGATTGTGGATGAGAGCGAGACGAGGGTGGCCACGCTCCCAATGCAGGTGCTCTCAACGTATTCATACAACGGCACGTATCAGGCGGCAACCAGCCTCGGGCAGGGCAGCTACTATTACTACTTCGATTTTGAGGATGCCTTCGGCGCCTCGTGTAGGCTGCCTGAGACGGGCTACTATTCTGGGCCCGAAGTTCAGAGGCACAACACCGCCCCCATGCTCGCCTCTCCCATGCTCAGCCCCCCGACGGGCGATGCCGAGACGACATTCTGGTTCTCGGTCTATTACTGGGACCTCGATGAGGACGCAGCATCGACGGCGAAAGTTGTCGTCAAGAGCTCCACGAGCGAATACTCCTGGGACATGGTCCTTCAAGATGGCACCGCGGACGACGGGACCTTCTCATATTGCGCCTCGCTTCCGGCGGGCACATACAGCTACTACTTCGACTTCGTCGATGAACGAGGCGCAAGTGTGAAGCTGCCGCCGGTCGGATATTTCATTGGCCCGGTTGTAACGGGCGAGAGTTCGCCGAGCATTCTCTCCTACGGTGGCGTTTCGCCGTCGCTGGGCTCAACGAGCACGGATTTTGAGTTTCGGGTTTACTACTTTAGCGCGGCTGGGGACGAGCCTTCCGTCTCCACGCTTTACTACAAGACGGAGTTGACGCATTCGGCAGAGATGACGCTTGGCAACGGGATGCTCTTCGACGGGGACTACACGTTCAAGACCAGGCTTACAGCTCAGACGCAGTGGTATTATTTCCGCTTCGTGACGAAGGGCGGCGATTCGGTGCGCCTCCCCCAGGAGGGGTATTTCTATGGGCCGAATCTCGCGGGACAAGGGAACGAGACGCTTCTGGACACCGGCGGGGTCGATCCGGTCATCTCCAGCGGGAACGGGACATTCACTTTCTCCGCGCACTACTACGATGCAGCCGGGGGTGCTCCCTCCGAGGCTGAGGTTCACATACAGGCCTCGGGCTGGTCGAGCTCCGAGACGATGGAGCTCGTAACTGGCGAGTCGCCCTCGAACGGGGAATACACACTAGAAACTTCGCTGAGCACGAACACATACGAATACTACTTCGTCTTCGTAGATAGCAAGGGCGCACAGGTCAGGCTCCCCGAGACGGGCAGTTTCTCAGGGCCTTTCGTTGGCCAGTCAAATAACCCCCCGTCGCTTAGTGATGCCAGTTTCTGGCCGCAATGCGGCACCGTGCAGGACACGTTCACGTTCTCGGTGCATTACTTCGACGAGGACGGCAACGAGCCTGGCATCGCGCGGGTGATTCTGCACGCTGGCGGCGAGGTAGTTCCTGCCCAGCTCGAACTCACATCGGGAACTGCCGCAAACGGGACCTACTCCGTCGAGACGAGCGTGCCGGCCGGCGAAGTGCGGTATCGTTTCCGTTTCGTCGATACGAAGGGCGGGGCGGCGGCGTCCCCTGAGGCCGAGCTGGCAGAGGGCCCGACCGTTGGCGACTTTACGCTATCGCTTGCGGTCGATTCTGACGTCCTGTGGCCGCAGGACACTCTGAACCTGACGCTGAGCATCAACAACATGGCGTCAACCGATCTTGCGGCCATGTTCGCCGCAGCGATCGTTTTGCCGACGGGCGAGCTTATCTACTTTCCCGACTGGGGGATGTCGCTTGCCGGGCTTGATCTTGATTTCCCAGCAGGTTTCGAGCTATCAAACTATCCCATACTCACGATGCAGGTGCCCGATAGCGCACCGACGGGAGACTACATAGCCTACGCCGGCATCTTCGGGACGGGCGATTTCGGCTGCGTCCTCAGCGACCTCGCGCAGTCCACCTGGCGCATCCAGCCGGGCAAGTAGCTCTCCGCTGACATGGGATAGAGCGAGGCGAGGTCTATCCGCAGATTACACAGATTACGCAGATTGAGAAGCTTGGTTAGGCCCATAATCGAGATAAAGAAGGACGAAGAAAGAGACCTGGCGTCTCTTTGTGTTTTTCGTGGACAGTCTGTTCGGTTGGAGGACGCTCCATTTCAATCTGTGAAATCTGCGAAATCTGTGGACGCTTTCCTACTCAGTCGTTCCTTTATGGAGGGTTCTCCCAGCCGGTAGATGCGGATTGTCGGCCCGCCGCGGAGAGGATTCGGGGTGAACTCCTTCAAGAGATGGCCCTTCTGGAAGAGCTCCTTGTAGAACCTCACCTGACGGGGATAGCGACTCGGCATCGAGCAGTACCTGCCATATATGGCGCTGCTGACCACGAGGTAGCGATAGCCGGCATCATAATAGTTCCGCAGGCTGCGGACTTCGGCCAGTGTGTAGTTGTCCTGAACCACGAGGTCCGTATTGTCGAGCACCGCGGAATACGTCTCATTGGCGACCTTGCTCCCAGGCGGCAGGTTCCGCAGCATCCACTCGCGGGCAATGACCCTTGCGCTCGGGCTCGCCTCGCGTAGTGTCATCAGGAGAACGTTTTTCAGCGGCATAGCTGAGATGCAGAGGATTAAGACAGTGGTCAGAGCGGCCCTTTGCTTCCGGTTGAGGTTGAAGATTGCGGATAGACCGAGAGCGGCTGAGTAAACCGCGTCGGCCGCCAGGATGGATATGAGCGGCAGAATCTGTATCATCCACCTCGCCCAGTGGAGGCCTGATAGCGATGCCGAGAGGATAAACACCGCGACGAAGCCAAGCACGATGAGCTGCTCCGCTCGCCGTCTGATGATCGTCAGAACCGCACCTGCAACTGCCAGGAGAGCGACCGGCCAGGTGATAGCTCTTGGAATCGCGGTAGTAATGTACCAAGTCAGGTTGCCGGTATAGGAGAGCCCGTCCGCGCCAAAATGCTGGGAGCGGTCTTCGGAGCGCAGGTTCGCCTTTGCCGTCTCAAAATCCAGGAAGAAATAGGGGCTGGAGAGCGCAAATCCAAGAATAAGAGCGACTAGTCCCACCGCGATTGGCCGCCACAGGGCTAGAAGCCGCTGCTTGTCGTTGCGGCGGCGAATTATGGCCAGTATGTCAAAGGCCACAAGAAGAGGGATGAGCGTAGCCATGAAGTATCGTGAGGCAATCGCAAGGCCTGTCGCGAGGCCCGCCAGCACCGAGTGCTTGAGGCAAGGCCGGTCGATGAACTTCAAATAGAACCAGATGGCCACCGCCCCAAAGAACAGGCCGGCCATGTCCGTCCTGACCAGCCGAGCGTAGTAGATGATAAGGGGGGACAGGATTGAAAGCCAGGCGCCGATAAGGCCAACGTTCTCGCCAAAGAGGCGCCGCCCGATCAGGAAGATAAACGGTATGCTGGCGAGGGCATATAACACGGTGAGCAGGCGGGCCAGCATGAAGAACTCGGATGAGTTCTCCTTTGCTGATCTCATTATTTGCTGGTCGGGGCGCAGGAAGTTGCCTCCGTGCTCGACGCAGTTCCAGACATTGAAAAGGAGAGCGAGTGGATAGATCACTGTGGAGCCGGGATTGCCGAACCAATGCGGGTTCAGGTCTCCTGTGGCGGCGATTCTCAGGGCCGGATTCACGAAGATCTCCTCGTCAACCTCGCTGATGTGTGGCAGGTCCTTACGGATGCCTGCGAGGAGCATCCCGGCCGCCACGCCGATGATGGCTACGAGAACCCAAGTGCTCTTGGCGGTGCTGCTTCTGTTGTCAGTCGAGCTCGATCGCTGCATGTCACGAGGATACTAAATCACAGATTGAGCGGCAAGGGGCTGACCCGTCCCGAAAAATCAGATTGACCTGGGCAGGAGACGGCCGTTTGGAGTGCGGCGGCTCGACGCCGCTTTCTTTGGTGGTGGCTTTGTACCACCTTCTGACTGAGTGCCGGCCAACCACCATACGTGACAATTGCGCACATTGCGGCGACTTCTCAAACCCAGCGCCGCGTCAAGCCACGGTAAGCTAAAGCGGTGTCAAGCCACCGCAGTCCAAAGCACCCAGCGCCTACATAAAGTCGCCGTTCGTCCGGGCCAAGAGGCGCTTGAGGCGCTTGCGGGCGCGGGTGTGCCTCTGCTCGATGGCCTTCTCGGTCAGACCTGCCAGCTCGGCGATCTCACGGTTGGTGTAGCCTTCCATCTTCTTGACGAAGACGAAGCGCTGGCCAGAAGACAACAACGCTAAGGTCTGCTCCAGCAGCATGCGCAGATCGGTCCGGTCAGTCGGTTTATAGCTTATGGCCTGAATTGCGTCGATCTGGAAGCGGTTCATCGCTACCGTCGATTTGGCCTCCAAACCGTGATAATCCATGGGATATGTCCGACGCTTCCGACTCTTGCCGCCACCATAAGACAGCTTTCTGACCTTGTCACACAACTCAGTACACGTATCGCGCTTTTCACACTCGCCGCATATCGTCATCTCGACACATCCTCCTGCTGGGAAAGGTTCTGAAGAATCGGCGTGCCCTGGGCCAATTGAGCCCGTCTGGCCCTCTCGATCCGCCTCTTTAGAATCGATGCTGTCTCGTCGTAACCATATTTGTGGCAGAGCCTCATCAGACGCACTCGCCTCCTCGTCTTTCTGTCCATTGTTTCTCCTTTCTCGCCTTTCCCTATCTCGCTCATCATCTCCACTTATCCTTTCACGCCCGCATATCTGTGCTCCGGCAGAGCAACCCGCGCCGTCGTCAACGCCCTGTATATGACCGAGATGACGGCGTCCAGCATGTCCTTCGAGCTGGTCGGAGGGTGGTCGGGGATGCCGCTGTCCGTTACCTGAAGCGACTTGATCTCCGCCTCGAGAATCGGATGCGGATACAGCGACACCCAGCCCTTATACAGGGCAAACTCGCCCAGCTGCCAACACTCTCTGCTCTTGTCAGGAGAGAAGTAGTCAACTTGCAAGCCGCGCTTCGTGAGCAGCTGCGACAACAGCTCCCGGTTGAAGCCATCGATGCTCACCGAAAGCCGATAAAACCCCGCGCCGTCGTGCGTCTCCCACGGCTCGAGGCGCCTCGCCGGCCTGAACTCGCCTCGGCCAGCTTTCAGAAACTGCACGAAATCGCACAGGTCCTCCGCATCGACCGGCCTTTGGTTCGCATATTGAAATCTCGTAACAAGGTCGAAAAAAACACGATAGAGAACGTGTCCCCCTTGCCCGACGGCCTGCTCCACGTGCCCCAGTGCGAACCCGCAGGCGTCGCCCTTGCCAGATTTGCCGCCGGTTGCGAAGTCGATGTGTGCGAAGTACTCCCGCTCGGGATGGCCGGAGAACTCGTTTGAGAGCCGCCGTTTCTGCATCAGCACTGATTCGGGAATATCCATCTCAGGCTCGCCGGGTGGGGATAGAAACGGCAGCGGCGGCTTTCGATCGCGGTCAATGCAGCATGTGATGCGCGCAAAATCGAAGAACGGCGACTCGGCGAGGTAGGGCTGCGCTCCGAAGTCTCTCGCCGTCATTATTGGGTTGTTCTTGAAGTCATCCTCGTAGTCGAGGATTGTCTCGTCGTCCTTCAGCTCCCACGATGGGGCCTGAACCGCGAGCCGCGAGCCATCGGTGCACGCACAGATGCCCATGTCGAACTCTGAAAGCCCAGCCCTCCTGATCGCGTCGGCCTCGGCCACCTTCGGCGCATGGCAAGGCGCCCGCAACGGAACTGAATCGACGTCTATCACGCTGCCCGCCTGTTTGATGCGCTCGATCTTACGGAACAGGAAATCGCCCCGGTGCTTCGGCGAGGAGATCAGGATGATCTTGTAATGGTTGGGGAATCTGGTCCTACAGCTGCCATAGAACGCGTTGTAGTTCTTCTCGGCAAGGCTGGTCGGGTAGCCGCTGTCAGAAAGCGAACTCAATCCCTTCGCCTCAGTGAAATACGAGGCCTCGTCAATGATGCCCAAGATCGTGTTGGCGCCGAGCCACGCCTCGGCCCTGGAGTGGCCGCAGAGTATCTCGATGTTGTTGGGGAAGATGAATCTGTCGGCTAGCTTCTCAAAGCCGAATCGCTCGAACCAGCGGGCGGGATTCTTGCCGGCCTTGCCGGCGATCTTGATCTCGAGCTCCTTGAAGACGGAGCGCCTGGCCTGCTGGCTATCAGTAGCGAGGTTTATGATCTGGATACCAGAGCCGGGGGCGATGTTGGGCAGGGCGTGCTGAGGCGACGGCACGAGGCACGAGAGCGTATAGACCATTCGGCAGGCCATACATGCCGCAAAGAACGACTTGCCCGAATCCTTCCCTAGGCAGAGATATATCTCCCTGATCGCATCGTCGTCGGCAAGGACCAGAAGCTGCATCAGCCGCCGGTGCACATAGGGTCCGCCAGCGGCGTCAGTGAGGCCCAAGTAGTCGTTTGAGAGCAGAAACTCCTCCATGCCGCAGGGAGGGCGCTGATAGACTGGGTCCCAAAATATGCTCCGCTGGATGTCCATGAACTCAGCCTCGGCCCCCTCGATGAGTCCCCAAAGCGCCTTCGCCATCCTCACCCTCGTCAGCGGGTTCATCGAACGAAAGCTCTGCTTGATGCTCTTCTCTTTGCTGTACTTTCTGGTCTGTCTCGCCTTGTTCACGTGATTTGCTACCTCTTGTGCCGGGTCGTTTGCCCACGGGAAGGTTCAGTTCTTTCAGAATTGATGCGATCGCACTTCTGTCGCGCCTCGACAGCGAGAGCGCCCAGAGGTCCTTGGCGACCTCCTTCGCAGCACTGTTTTGCCCGTGGCCGTCCTGCTCGATCTGCTTGACCTCCTTGGCGAATGCCTGAAGCGTCTTGATGTAAGTCGCTACCGTCTTCTCGGTCTCGGGCCTCAGCCGTCCGTTCTTCTCTTCTTTTGCTACGGCCGTCTTGAACCGCCGCTCAACCACCCTCAACAGCGTCTGCCACTTGGCCATCAAGCCGCTTTGACACTCGCGTCCTGCCTCCTCGTGCTCGCTAGAAGTCATTTAAACCTCGCTCGTTACTTGTTGATCGTTCGCCCTGAAACCTACTCACCAAAGTCCGTGAAATGATCGGGGAATCCCTGTTTTGTTGGCCGAGATTCTCGTTTTGTTGGGGCCGGGCAACGCGCACTTCAGCGCATCATCAATGTCCCCAACTTGTGTACGCGGTTTCGCGGCTTGACCTCGACCAAAAGCGCCTGGCCGGAGTGCTTGATTCTGCGAGCGTTCGTATTAGTGTACCGATACATCATGACAAGAGCGCTCAAAGACTATTGGTTCTGGCTGGCGTGTTGCCTTTTTGTTGTGTGCACGTTCGTATTCTTGAACCCCTACTCGTTCGACCCGTGTATCCCCAGATTGCTCTGCGGAGGAAAGGCTGTGAATGCTTGATCGGTTCACAAACGCGATAACAAGCGAATGGGCTACCAGGCTGGCCCTCGCTCTTTCTTATGTTGTCATGGCGGTGTTGGCACTCAGCCTCGTCGCAGCGATTCTGCTCCACGGCTCTGCGAGCGAGAACGCCCTGATCGCCTATCTTACCCCGAGGTATTACCGACTCGTGTGGGGACTGTTCGCATCGGTCGTCACGGCGGCATTCCTGGCAACGAGGCTGGATGCTGCTCGCAGGAAAGAGAAGCCCTTCCACGCGATCGCGGCAGATTGGGTCCGAAGCGCCTGGTCTTGGCTGGCGTTGCGGTCCCCATTGTGCCTCAGACTACCGATTATTGCTTGCCTGATGGCTGCTTTTGCTTTCTTCATTCCGTCTCAGGAAAACGCAAGAATCACGTATGCCTCGCCGGATGTGCCGGCGCCAATCGCCGGCTCGCCGCAATTGATAGCCGAGTCTCGAGGCGCGGGTGTTAGCGGTTATTCTCGCTGGCGACTTGGGGATCAGGTCTTTTACGTAAGAAGCAGTGGCTTCGGTCTGGGAATCATTTCGCCTCAAACCGGACGAATCATCTGGCAAGGCTCGCTCACGCACGAGACCGCGGACGACGGTCTGATGTTCTCAGAGGTCCTTGCCGGCATTCCCGACGACATCGTGACTGTCGTGGTCGCCCACGATTTCTCGTCAGCATTCCTTTCCAAGGAGTTTCATACTCTGCTGACCGAAATGGGATGCAGCATCGAGGAGAATCCCGTCTGGAACGGGGGGCACATTCTTATTTCGGCGCGAAGAGACGGTCGCTTCTCCCCGGTCGCGGAGCTATGGGGAAAGCACGCCGTTCTTGCGCTCGACCCCAACCCGGTCATGAGGCTCTACTTCCTGTTCAGAAGGGTCCTGCCGGAGATCAACACAATCGCCCTGATCGCCATTCTTGTGCTCCTGATGGCCGCCTTTGCTAGGGGCAACCACGACACAGAGTGGCCAAGAGCTTTCAGAATCGGCCTGATCGGTGGTCCCATTCTGGGCATCGCGGTTCTCTGGCTTCTGCATTCAAGAGCCTTTCTGATTGTCTCGGCGTCACTTGCGATCCTTGTGGGAACCTACCTGTGGTATCGTGACGCATTCCTCAATCGAAAGAAGCTAGCCTACAAGATCATTGTTGCCGCAATCGCCCTTGTGGCCCTTTGCTATCCTGATTTCCTCGCAAGAAACTACGCGTTTGTCCGGCTCCTGACTTTGTCGGTCGCGCTGTATCTGGCGTGGAAGGCCTATTCGCTACTCTTCGGTGGAAGCCGGCTCGTGAGCTATTCGCTATTCGTCTTCTTCGCAACCAGAATCCCACTCGCGCTCATCGCCTACATCAGCCGCCTTTATTTCCACGGTGCACCAAAATCGTTGCGAGAACTGCTGGTGCATTGGGACGCCGCCTTTTATGTTGATATCGCCCAAGCCGGATATGAGTTTTCACATCCAGGTGGGACACCGGCCTTTTATCCCCTATATCCCTTCCTGATCAGAGCGCTGCATATCCTCTTCGGCAATATGACCATTTCGGGGATTGTCGTCTCTAATCTGGCATTCCCGGTGGCATTGTG
Encoded proteins:
- a CDS encoding mannosyltransferase family protein; amino-acid sequence: MLDRFTNAITSEWATRLALALSYVVMAVLALSLVAAILLHGSASENALIAYLTPRYYRLVWGLFASVVTAAFLATRLDAARRKEKPFHAIAADWVRSAWSWLALRSPLCLRLPIIACLMAAFAFFIPSQENARITYASPDVPAPIAGSPQLIAESRGAGVSGYSRWRLGDQVFYVRSSGFGLGIISPQTGRIIWQGSLTHETADDGLMFSEVLAGIPDDIVTVVVAHDFSSAFLSKEFHTLLTEMGCSIEENPVWNGGHILISARRDGRFSPVAELWGKHAVLALDPNPVMRLYFLFRRVLPEINTIALIAILVLLMAAFARGNHDTEWPRAFRIGLIGGPILGIAVLWLLHSRAFLIVSASLAILVGTYLWYRDAFLNRKKLAYKIIVAAIALVALCYPDFLARNYAFVRLLTLSVALYLAWKAYSLLFGGSRLVSYSLFVFFATRIPLALIAYISRLYFHGAPKSLRELLVHWDAAFYVDIAQAGYEFSHPGGTPAFYPLYPFLIRALHILFGNMTISGIVVSNLAFPVALCLLYNLAAKKWGEDVARRSVFLLAVGPVSFFFSAIYTESIFLLFCLAFFSLAGSRKWLAAGICGILALLTRSVGIILVPVGLWEYAKHIRFNPRRLRLDVAYLLMIPLGLVLFGFVQYAQTGDMFASVSAQRAWERYPMQNPISVLIRDWKTFDLNISVQYFNKLQVTIADGACIVAAFLVLILIVPIGRQLGIPAAIFVSMGALLPLSTGTPNSMLRYAHVLFPIFIWLGIKTSKERVFMALAAAFLMILVFFTILHFNGILMT